Proteins from a single region of Carassius carassius chromosome 25, fCarCar2.1, whole genome shotgun sequence:
- the LOC132104147 gene encoding oxysterol-binding protein-related protein 3-like: MSTEDQIAPLSPKTSPATPTITPFTQRKESNSSSEDNRQDSWELVEDLQGLTGNLQKPEKLEGLLLKKRKWPMKGWHKRYFLLERGILTYAKTGTALKKGRLRGRIDVGLSVMAMKKKSMCIDLDTEDSIYHLKAKTRDLFDQWVTQLRHHRTFRQNEITMEPPERPLQSDPTANRRRSFLSKLPSALLKNSWCQNSQDIEKCCKDLSECESALLELNLLLKNMEVLHRTFSAPAINLLQTEGSKKEKRGHKKWRSKNHSKENKNTQQQNPDASSSRLHVSHPNLIYSEPVSPDSCLDSPDSPTEASRMQEEFCRLAGTVHSTLRSAYTSLCTERDRVRNTLDCISETEVLVGSRPLRQQVSSESRGSIPESLSEFFDAKEYLLSGSSSENEASDDDSYVSDVSDSTSVEFCRNENGVTKEILSNGKNCAVTRREHLPSARMNESVNLWSILRSNIGKDLSKVAMPVQLNEPLNTLQRLCEEVEYCHLLDTAANTHDPHMRMVYIAAFAVSAYACSFTRAGGKPFNPILGETYECLRPDKGFRFIAEQVSHHPPVSACHCESKNYTFWQDVRWKNKFWGKSMEIVPMGVTQLELPGFGDHFEWSKVTSCIHNILSGQRWIEHYGEMPIKHSTTMGDVSHCKVTFLKSRSGGLNANEVEGMVTDSNGRVIHTLFGKWNEALYLGKPPSATCIWRANPMPEDHEQYYGFTQFAIELNELEEGLKPLLPLMDTRFRPDQRLLEEGDIAGAEEEKERIEVLQRERRRVLQENNMTHSPRFFKRAEDDSWVSNGTYWDLRKDPGFSKLEFPVLW, translated from the exons ATGAGTACAGAAGACCAAATTGCACCGCTGTCTCCCAAGACATCACCCGCCACACCAACTATAACACCCTTTACACAACGAAAAGAGAGTAACTCCTCATCAGAAGACAACAGACAG GACAGCTGGGAGTTAGTTGAGGACTTGCAAGGATTGACAGGAAATCTTCAGAAGCCTGAGAAGCTGGAAGGTTTGCTTTTGAAAAAGAGGAAGTGGCCAATGAAAGGCTGGCATAAG AGATATTTCCTGCTTGAAAGAGGCATCCTTACATATGCCAAGACTGGGACTGCT CTGAAGAAGGGGAGGTTACGAGGTCGAATTGATGTTGGTCTCTCTGTCATGGCCATGAAGAAGAAGTCAATGTGCATCGACCTGGACACAGAGGATAGTATCTATCACCTCAAA GCAAAGACTCGGGATCTGTTTGATCAGTGGGTGACTCAACTACGTCATCATCGAACGTTCCGTCAGAACGAGATCACCATGGAGCCTCCCGAGCGACCGCTGCAATCTGACCCCACTGCCAACAGACGA CGTTCATTTCTCTCCAAGCTGCCTTCAGCCCTGTTGAAGAACAGCTGGTGCCAAAACTCTCAAGACATAGAGAAGTGCTGCAAAG ATCTGTCAGAGTGTGAGTCGGCGCTGCTGGAATTAAATTTGCTGCTGAAAAATATGGAAGTTCTTCACAGAACGTTCTCAGCCCCTGCCATTAACTTACTGCAG ACTGAAGGCTCCAAAAAAGAGAAACGAGGACACAAAAAATGGAGATCAAAGAATCATAGCaaggaaaataaaaacacacagcaG CAAAATCCTGATGCTTCATCTTCCCGTCTGCACGTATCTCACCCGAACTTGATATATTCAGAGCCTGTTTCACCAGACTCATGCCTGGATAGTCCAGATTCACCAACAGAAGCCTCACGAATGCAGGAGGAGTTCTGTCGGCTCGCTGGCACTG TTCATTCCACTCTTCGGTCAGCATACACTTCTCTTTGCACAGAAAGAGACAGAGTCAGGAACACATTGGATTGTATCAGTGAGACG GAAGTCCTTGTTGGATCACGCCCTCTCCGACAGCAGGTGTCCAGTGAGAGTCGAGGGTCAATCCCAGAATCCCTTTCAGAGTTTTTTGACGCTAAAGAGTATCTGCTGTCTGGCAGCTCGTCTGAGAATGAG GCATCTGATGATGATTCGTATGTTAGTGATGTGAGTGACAGCACTTCAGTGGAGTTTTGCAGGAACGAGAACGGCGTTACAAAGGAGATTTTAA GTAATGGCAAAAACTGTGCGGTGACACGGCGAGAACATTTGCCAAGTGCACGCATGAACGAGAGCGTGAATCTGTGGAGTATTCTGCGTAGTAACATCGGTAAAGACCTGTCGAAAGTTGCCATGCCCGTCCAACTCAATGAGCCGTTGAACACCCTGCAGAGACTGTGTGAGGAAGTTGAGTACTGTCACCTGCTGGACACTGCTGCAAACACTCATGACCCGCACATGCGCATG GTGTATATAGCAGCATTTGCTGTATCTGCATATGCATGCTCATTCACTAGAGCAGGAGGAAAACCATTTAATCCTATATTAGGAGAGACATACGAGTGTCTCCGGCCAGATAAGGGCTTTCGATTCATTGCTGAACAG GTCAGTCACCATCCACCTGTGTCTGCTTGTCACTGCGAGTCCAAAAACTACACATTTTGGCAAG ATGTCCGGTGGAAGAATAAGTTTTGGGGGAAATCCATGGAGATTGTTCCCATGGGAGTCACTCAATTAGAGCTGCCAGG TTTTGGGGATCATTTTGAGTGGAGTAAAGTCACTTCATGCATTCATAACATTCTGAGCGGTCAGCGCTGGATCGAACACTATGGGGAAATGCCAATCAAACACTCTACCACCATGGGAGACGTCAGTCATTGCAAAGTCACTTTCCTTAAG tcaagatctgGAGGTCTGAATGCTAATGAGGTAGAGGGTATGGTCACTGATTCAAATGGGCGTGTCATTCACACTCTGTTTGGCAAATGGAACGAGGCCTTGTATCTGGGCAAACCGCCTTCTGCAACCTGCATCTGGAGAGCAA ATCCCATGCCTGAGGACCATGAGCAGTATTATGGATTCACCCAGTTTGCAATTGAGTTAAATGAATTGGAAGAAGGTTTAAAGCCACTCTTGCCCCTGATGGACACCCGTTTTAGGCCAGATCAAAG